A stretch of Mustela nigripes isolate SB6536 chromosome 6, MUSNIG.SB6536, whole genome shotgun sequence DNA encodes these proteins:
- the TMBIM6 gene encoding bax inhibitor 1, translating into MNIFDRKINFDALLKFSHITPSTQQHLKKVYASFALCMFVAAAGAYVHVVTHFLQAGLLSALGSLGLMIWLMTTPHSHETEQKRLGLLAGFAFLTGVGLGPVLELCIAINPSILPTAFMGTAMIFTCFTLSALYARRRSYLFLGGVLMSAMSLMLLSSLGNLFFGSIWLFQANLYVGLVVMCGFVLFDTQLIIEKAENGDKDYIWHCVDLFLDFITLFRKLMMILAMNEKDKKKEKK; encoded by the exons ATGAACATATTTGATCGGAAGATCAACTTTGATGCACTCTTAAAATTTTCCCACAT AACCCCATCGACACAGCAGCACCTGAAGAAGGTCTATGCCAGTTTTGCCCTCTGTATGTTCGTGGCGGCCGCGGGGGCCTATGTCCACGTGGTCACTCACTTCCTTCAG GCTGGCCTgctctctgccttgggctctctgggGTTGATGATCTGGCTGATGACAACGCCTCATAGCCATGAAACCGAGCAAAAAAGACTGGGACTTCTTGCTGGATTTGCTTTCCTTACAG GAGTTGGCCTGGGCCCTGTTCTGGAGCTGTGCATTGCCATCAACCCCAG CATTCTTCCCACCGCCTTCATGGGCACAGCAATGATCTTCACCTGCTTCACCCTGAGCGCCCTCTATGCCAGGCGCCGGAGCTACCTCTTTCTGGGAG GTGTCTTGATGTCAGCCATGAGCCTGATGCTCTTGTCTTCCCTGGGGAACCTTTTCTTTGGATCCATTTGGCTTTTCCAG GCAAACCTGTATGTGGGGCTGGTGGTCATGTGTGGCTTTGTCCTTTTTGATACTCAACTCATTATTGAAAAGGCTGAAAATGGAGATAAGGATTATATCTG GCACTGTGTTGACCTCTTCTTAGATTTCATTACTCTCTTCAGAAAACTCATGATGATCCTGGCTATGAATGAGAAG gacaagaagaaagagaagaagtga